One genomic region from Yersinia canariae encodes:
- a CDS encoding inovirus Gp2 family protein produces the protein MDENIMFIFNNINEVALGERKVPFNTHYLQQIMKVIWNALNDHSRTTVIRVDLRLPEYRDIGDSILSAPDLSQGLMSRFIESLKEKITTYLQRKAREGKRIHRSTLRYIWVREQPDLGGKKHYHIALLVNTDSFNSLGSYDDNGTGLASLIQKAWLSALRMRDYQEYRELVHFPDNPMSFLDLKKRF, from the coding sequence GTGGATGAAAATATTATGTTTATTTTCAATAACATCAACGAAGTGGCACTGGGTGAACGCAAGGTACCCTTCAATACCCATTACCTGCAACAAATCATGAAAGTTATCTGGAATGCCCTCAACGATCACTCACGCACGACCGTTATTCGGGTGGACCTTCGTCTGCCTGAATACCGTGATATTGGCGACAGTATTCTCTCTGCCCCGGATCTAAGCCAGGGGCTGATGTCCCGTTTCATCGAATCGTTGAAGGAAAAAATCACCACTTACTTACAAAGAAAAGCCAGAGAAGGGAAGCGAATACACCGCAGTACCCTTCGATATATCTGGGTTCGGGAACAACCCGACCTAGGGGGTAAGAAGCATTATCATATTGCCCTGCTCGTCAATACCGACAGTTTTAACTCACTGGGTAGCTACGACGATAACGGGACGGGTCTGGCCTCTCTTATCCAGAAAGCGTGGTTAAGTGCGTTGAGGATGCGTGACTACCAAGAATACCGGGAACTAGTTCACTTTCCGGATAACCCTATGAGTTTCTTAGATCTCAAAAAACGATTTTAG